In Candidatus Rokuibacteriota bacterium, a single window of DNA contains:
- a CDS encoding DHA2 family efflux MFS transporter permease subunit, with protein sequence MNDAPLGSEHKWAITFSVMLVTVMQVLDTSITNVALPHMQGSFSASIDEMSWVITSYLAANAVVIPASGWLTAVFGRRRFFLICTVTFTASSFLSGIAPNLEFLVLMRILQGLGGGAVIPMAQAVMWEIFPLEERGTAMAVWGTGIMLAPILGPTVGGYITDNWSWRWIFYINLPIGILAYFMVSAFLFDAPFHRRPRRIDVAGIVLMVVGFGCLQLVLDLGERSDWFDSTLVLMCAVLAACMLAGFVIRELMAAEPILDLTVFGDRNFGLGTLAIFLVGLGFNSSLLLLALYTQTILGYDAWTAGLTLAPGGFGTMIALMISGRLVSRMDQRLMLAGGCTLAAVALFFMTRVTPTIDFWNLAWPRFLQGFSQGFIFVPLQALTLATIPTERLGNSTAAYNVARNIGGSRGVALVTTLLARRSQVHQATLTIHLHQWSFEMAERLRMWTGHFVNHGADTFTANRQAMAMLYRETVTQANILSYADDFWLLLAVYSSVLLLIPFMRRVRSGRGARGRRSAEGSESGARDPGLPAPAE encoded by the coding sequence GTGAACGACGCGCCCCTCGGCTCCGAGCACAAGTGGGCCATTACCTTCTCCGTGATGCTCGTCACGGTCATGCAGGTGCTCGACACCAGCATCACCAACGTCGCGCTCCCCCACATGCAGGGGTCATTCTCCGCCAGCATCGATGAGATGTCGTGGGTCATCACCTCGTACCTGGCCGCCAACGCGGTGGTGATCCCGGCCAGCGGTTGGCTGACGGCTGTTTTCGGTCGGCGTCGATTCTTTCTCATCTGCACGGTCACCTTCACCGCCAGCTCGTTCCTCTCCGGCATCGCGCCCAATCTCGAGTTCCTCGTGCTCATGCGCATCCTGCAGGGTCTCGGTGGCGGGGCCGTCATCCCCATGGCCCAGGCCGTGATGTGGGAGATCTTCCCGCTCGAGGAGCGGGGCACCGCCATGGCGGTGTGGGGCACCGGCATCATGCTGGCGCCCATCCTGGGCCCGACGGTGGGCGGCTACATCACGGACAACTGGTCGTGGCGCTGGATCTTCTACATCAACCTGCCCATCGGCATCCTCGCCTACTTCATGGTCAGCGCGTTCCTGTTCGACGCGCCGTTTCACCGCCGGCCCCGCCGCATCGATGTGGCCGGCATCGTCCTCATGGTCGTGGGTTTTGGCTGCCTCCAACTCGTCCTCGACCTCGGTGAGCGGAGCGACTGGTTCGACTCCACGCTGGTCCTGATGTGCGCCGTGCTCGCCGCGTGTATGCTGGCCGGCTTCGTGATCCGGGAGCTCATGGCCGCCGAGCCCATCTTGGACCTCACCGTCTTCGGGGACCGCAACTTCGGCCTCGGCACGCTGGCCATCTTCCTGGTGGGTCTGGGATTCAACTCGAGCCTGCTCCTCCTGGCGCTCTACACGCAGACGATCCTCGGGTACGACGCGTGGACGGCGGGGCTCACCCTGGCTCCGGGTGGGTTCGGCACCATGATCGCGCTCATGATCTCCGGACGCCTCGTGTCGCGCATGGACCAGCGCCTTATGCTGGCCGGGGGCTGCACGCTGGCCGCGGTGGCTCTCTTCTTCATGACCCGCGTTACTCCCACCATCGACTTCTGGAACCTCGCCTGGCCGCGCTTCCTCCAGGGGTTTTCCCAGGGCTTCATCTTCGTGCCGCTCCAGGCCCTGACCCTCGCCACCATCCCGACGGAGCGGCTGGGCAATTCGACGGCCGCCTACAATGTCGCCCGCAATATCGGCGGAAGCAGGGGTGTTGCGCTGGTGACGACGCTCCTGGCGCGACGGAGTCAGGTCCACCAGGCCACGCTGACGATCCACCTCCACCAGTGGAGCTTCGAGATGGCGGAGCGGCTGCGCATGTGGACCGGCCACTTCGTGAACCATGGCGCCGACACGTTCACTGCCAATCGGCAGGCCATGGCCATGCTGTACCGCGAGACGGTGACGCAGGCGAACATCCTGTCGTATGCCGATGACTTCTGGCTTCTCCTCGCCGTCTACTCCTCCGTCCTGCTCCTGATCCCCTTCATGCGGCGGGTTCGCTCCGGCCGGGGGGCGCGCGGCCGGCGCAGCGCGGAGGGGAGCGAATCGGGCGCGCGAGACCCCGGACTACCCGCCCCGGCCGAGTGA
- a CDS encoding radical SAM protein — MRVLLVYWNPSRELMVAPPIGLAYVATATRQAGHEVDLLDLVGSERPLGDLRERLAASAPDVVGISIRNIDNVVCQRTTWHLEGAGRLAAVVRESCGARIVLGGPAVSILGAGVLGHVDGDFAVVGEGEAVFPRLLSAIESGRPATEIPGVCARVGDAILTTKPARLPHFGASGMEEWIDWRAYGHMGATWPIQTKRGCPLACSYCAYPMVEGRAARLRSPADVADEIERVRARLRPRAFEFVDSTFNVPPQHAEAVCGEILRRRLRVPLTAMGINPLGASERLFALMRRAGFNSMMITPEAASERMLRSLCKGFGVEEIRTTARLARASGITSMWFFMVGGPGETRETVNETMSFVERYLDGPNCVSIVTTGVRVLPGTALARDAVREGAIAADRDLAKPTFYLSSQVDEEWVLGRINQAMRRCPAIVHAAEEGTSTYERVMDRALAMAGVAPPYWRFLPLLLRVPPVRVLRRRRPPLGRSGP; from the coding sequence ATGCGTGTCCTGCTCGTCTACTGGAACCCGTCGCGAGAGCTCATGGTCGCTCCGCCCATCGGCCTCGCCTACGTGGCGACCGCGACCCGCCAGGCGGGCCACGAGGTCGACCTCCTGGACCTCGTCGGGAGTGAGCGGCCGCTCGGGGATCTCCGGGAACGCCTCGCTGCCTCGGCGCCGGACGTCGTCGGCATCTCGATCCGCAACATCGACAACGTCGTCTGCCAGCGCACGACCTGGCACCTGGAGGGGGCCGGCCGCCTCGCGGCTGTGGTCCGCGAGTCGTGCGGCGCCCGGATCGTCCTGGGAGGGCCCGCCGTCTCCATCCTCGGGGCCGGGGTGCTGGGACACGTCGACGGCGACTTCGCGGTCGTGGGCGAGGGCGAGGCGGTGTTCCCGCGCCTGCTGTCCGCGATCGAATCGGGACGGCCCGCCACCGAGATCCCGGGGGTCTGCGCCCGCGTGGGCGACGCCATCCTCACCACGAAGCCCGCGAGGCTCCCCCACTTCGGCGCCTCCGGGATGGAGGAATGGATCGACTGGAGGGCCTACGGGCACATGGGGGCGACGTGGCCGATCCAAACCAAGCGCGGCTGCCCCCTTGCGTGCAGCTACTGCGCCTATCCCATGGTGGAAGGCCGCGCCGCCCGACTGCGATCGCCCGCGGACGTCGCGGACGAGATCGAGCGCGTCCGGGCCCGGCTGCGACCGCGCGCCTTCGAGTTCGTGGATTCCACCTTCAACGTGCCCCCGCAGCACGCAGAGGCGGTGTGCGGGGAGATCCTGCGCCGCCGTCTGCGGGTGCCGTTGACCGCGATGGGCATCAACCCGTTGGGCGCCTCGGAGCGGCTGTTCGCGCTCATGCGCCGGGCCGGCTTCAACTCGATGATGATCACGCCGGAGGCGGCCAGCGAGAGGATGCTCCGCAGCCTGTGCAAGGGCTTCGGCGTCGAGGAGATCCGGACCACCGCGCGTCTCGCCCGCGCCTCAGGTATCACCAGCATGTGGTTCTTCATGGTTGGCGGGCCCGGAGAGACCCGGGAGACGGTCAATGAGACGATGTCGTTCGTCGAGCGGTACCTCGACGGGCCCAACTGCGTCAGCATCGTCACGACGGGGGTCCGCGTGCTCCCGGGCACGGCGCTCGCGCGCGATGCAGTGCGCGAGGGCGCCATCGCCGCGGATCGCGATCTGGCCAAGCCCACCTTCTACCTCTCCTCGCAGGTCGATGAAGAGTGGGTCCTGGGCCGAATCAACCAGGCGATGCGACGGTGCCCGGCGATCGTGCACGCGGCGGAGGAGGGCACGTCGACGTACGAGCGCGTGATGGACCGCGCCCTGGCGATGGCCGGGGTGGCGCCGCCGTACTGGCGGTTTCTCCCGTTACTGCTTCGGGTGCCGCCCGTGCGGGTGCTCCGACGGCGCCGTCCTCCGCTGGGCAGGTCGGGGCCATGA